The DNA segment TGTAATGTTGCTTTCTTCTATATTAGATGAATAATAATATCCATTGGTGTTGTTTTCTTTTGAAACATTAAATCCAGAAGCCTCTTTCTCAAAATATAATCCGCCTTCTTTGGTCTGAGCTAGGTTAAAAAAGTAAGCATTATTGTTGTTGTCTCCGCTATTGAAAATTAGTTTTCCAAACAGATTTTCAGTTCTTTTTCTTCCAAAATAAAGCAAATTATCAACTTTTTCTTCTAATACGAATTTCTGTAAGCGTTCATTAAAAATAGCATTGATGAGTTTGAAAAATGAAATAAAATTACTTTTTCCCACACCGTTGCTGCCAATAAGAATATTGATTGGTTTTAATTCCAATTCTAATTTCTTAATCGATTTGTATCCTTTTATTTCTAAATAATCAATCATAAATAGTTGTTTCTTAAATCCTAAGCTTTTCAAAAAATACTAGTCAAACGATTGATTTTCTTGATTTGCCAATTGCGCGATGGCCACATATTCCACCGCCGAAATATTGCCATAATAAAAGTTGAGCGGATTCATAACCTTGCCGTTTTTATGCACTTCGTAATGCAAATGCGGCCCTTCCGATCTTCCCGTGCTTCCCACATAACCAATTACGTCACCACGTTTTATCCGTTGGCCAGCCCTGCATTTGTATCGGCTAAGATGCGCATATAAAGTTTCATATCCAAAACCGTGTCTGATCACGATATGATTTCCAAATCCCGAAGCCGTATTGTCTGCTCGCGCTACAACCCCGTCGCCAGTGGCATAAATAGGAGTCCCCGTTTTAGCGGTAAAATCCATTCCCTCGTGCATTTTTCTCGCCTTGGTAAACGGATCCGTTCGGTATCCAAAACCCGAAACCATTCGCTTCAAATTCTCGTTTTTCACGGGTTGAATCGCCGGTATTGCTGCCAATAATTTGTCTTTTGCCTTGGCCATTTTCAAAATATCGTCCAATGATTTCGATTGTATGGCCAATTCTTTCCGAATCACGTCAATTCTTTTGGTGGTGTTGGTCACCAACTGCGAATTGTCGTAGCCTTCCAATTCCTTGTATCGGTCAACCTCCTTAAAACCGGATTTTCGTTCCTCCTCGGGAATGGGCGAAGCGTTGAAATACACCCTGTATAAATTATTGTCCCGGTCTTCAATAAATTCGATGACGCTTTCCACCTCG comes from the Flavobacterium limnophilum genome and includes:
- a CDS encoding M23 family metallopeptidase, which encodes MAKVKYYYDSENLAYRKIITKTRKKIGVVLLFLVASALFGFLSVIALLNTPYFETPKNRKQAREIENLKLRYAILNKKMDEVESVIEFIEDRDNNLYRVYFNASPIPEEERKSGFKEVDRYKELEGYDNSQLVTNTTKRIDVIRKELAIQSKSLDDILKMAKAKDKLLAAIPAIQPVKNENLKRMVSGFGYRTDPFTKARKMHEGMDFTAKTGTPIYATGDGVVARADNTASGFGNHIVIRHGFGYETLYAHLSRYKCRAGQRIKRGDVIGYVGSTGRSEGPHLHYEVHKNGKVMNPLNFYYGNISAVEYVAIAQLANQENQSFD